One window of the Colletotrichum destructivum chromosome 4, complete sequence genome contains the following:
- a CDS encoding Putative Acyl transferase domain superfamily, phosphopantetheine binding ACP domain, thiolase: MSTSSQAFVHSPVAIVGMGCRFSGDTTSPQKLWELLEQGRSTWSKIPTSRFNVGGVFHPDGQRVGSTHVKGGHFLDEDPALFDASFFNMTSEVARDMDPHHRLMLEVVYEALESAGIPLESAAGTNTAVFGGIMYKDYHDSLNRDPKSLPRYFITGNAGAMVANRISHFFDLRGPSVTIDTACSTTLTALHLACQSLRAGESEMAVVVGANLMLNSDVFVTMSNLGFLSPDGISYAFDSRANGYGRGEGVAAIVLKALPKALADHDPVRTIIRETALNQDGKTPAITAPSDMAQEQLIRECYNRAGIDTSQTSYIEAHGTGTPTGDPLEISAISRAFRGQPLHVGSVKANIGHTEAASGLAGIIKVALSLEKGLMPPSPRFLRPNKKLMLKEKNIKARLPPHLMNRTCEANIKQLLSSAQPWPLEDGIRRASVNNFGFGGSNAHVILEWHNPDSQDRDQTNGSATVNAASGPARIYILSAKDEPACKRMISNLRNYIENADSTQERNLLASLAYTLGSRRSALPWKTVFAADSIDGILSSLDGGQNQPERSSKEIRVGWVFSGQGAQWHAMGRELVKAYPVFKTAILECDSYIKEMGATWTIMDELHRDEETTRVNDAEFSLPLSTAIQIAVVRLFWSWGIRPTGITSHSSGEAAAAFAAGVLSARSAIGITYIRGALTRKGKSTSGPKGGMMAVGLGRSEADDYISRVIGDNKAKHLVVGCVNSPSSVTVSGDLPAIAEFEHLLHADKVFARKLKVTEAFHSSHMKPMAAEFATLLVGLLEANDVDLATTPSSMVYSSPKTGRRMSSFEPLLVPSHWTESMLQAVEFESSFIEMCWDPKTKEQCVDVVVEIGPHGALGGPITQIMQKPELGGASVSYLSSLSRGKCAVGTTQGVATALMRQGYRLEMDAINFPHGRDDAKVKVLHDLPTYSWSHQLRYWREPRNSRALRQNEHPPHHLIGSRDPLSPFSSPTWTNTLRMSDIPWVRDHVVGSDIVVPGAGFISMAIDAMSQAHQPNPDEKTFFNLRDVDLMQALVLPVDAELDVDLRLAIRPCDEKSLGVKGWYAFSVHSISGEKNIWTEHCTGLIRIEKHDRTSWDAPDLPALKMMDSTVYSRKTDPKILWESLHETGICHGPIFQNISQIRSSGRLSLCTFQVADTASIMPCSYESQHIVHPTTLDSAIQAAYSPLVSTGKRLKAALVPRRLKKLKVASTLFNFGAGSVLGAQVCLKKQSSQSFSADLAVFDGVTIDDNPSTPDVLIEIEGLSFQSLGVSLSGKSMDSDGGGDTRSSWSWAPDVTLMDSGRLSSQLSAEAEPQEKDLIMDLRRCTIHFVTEAMEQLTTDDIERLDGHWKKFHHWMTAQFALARENRLGPGSSSWLLDDAEHKASVRSRVVEGGVNGEMITRLGPQLLPMLRGQVEPLELMMEGRLLSRYYVEALKWKRSNTQASELIKLLSHKNPRCRILEVGGGTGGCTELILSALGDSKPVDRYDFTDVSAGFFEPARERFADWQDVMTYSTLDIEKDPASQGFECASYDIVVACQVLHATTNMKRTLSNVRKLLKPEGKLVLVETTNDQLDLFFTFGLLPGWWLSEEEERQLTPSLTPDLWRTMLSASGFNGVELEVRDCNDTDFYMISTIMSSATAEPVTADTDSSSDAVLVYGDRPPPSEWLNDLQSSVAGATTTGSAPSIASLDEADVAGKTVIFLGEMQQNLLSSMETDAFSRVKSMLMDSRAVIWVARGATMACDDPRKALHVGLLRTLRNETNGKPCISLDIDPSRDPWTPETIDAIREVFRTSLGAANQHSDFEYAERGGIIHVSRAVNSPGWRSFDTAEATLKPFKSSPGSRLRMHVERPGLLDSLCFREEKIPDLPANWVEIEPVTFGLNFTDIMVAMGQIKQDPEPFMGFECAGVITMLGEAAAAERGLKVGDRVCALQRGHWATRVQTPSTNVVLIPSGMSFEDAASIPQAFATAYISLFTTANLRKGEKVLIHSGAGGVGQAAIMLSQLAGAEVFVTAGTQAKRDFVCRKFGISPDHVFSSRDASFVDGIRECTGREGVDVALNSLAGHLLQATFDCMAEFGRFVEIGQKDLEQDSRLSMHTFMRNVSFQCVDLLAWERAKGDAVQEALKHIMKLLEDKQLGLVDPVSAYPISDIEKVFRTMQGGQHVGKLVVTVSEKDLVPVRRGASPLRLRPDASYLVVGGLGGIGRRICEWLVDHGARNLIILSRSSAERSPFVASLEQRGCVVLHHACDVADEGQLKAMLQRREQEKMPPIRGVLQCAMVLRDALFTQMTADDFNAALRPKVQGSWNLHETVAQDVDFFVMLSSLVGVMGGAGQANYAAASAFQDALAQHRRAQGKPATTIDLGMVKSMGYVAEAGQSISERLVRIGYKALHEEDVLLLLEKAILSLSPPSSSSDPSQGVVITGINASRGAHWSEARWIQEARFAGLKYREATVQGSRVAGSSSQQGHDDIRGELGRAASYDEAMGVVLREMSRKLMRMFGLAEDDMSASKSLTSIGVDSLVAIELRTWITSQLNVDVPIFELMEGNTVTGLAEVVVRKLGHVKADHQS, translated from the exons ATGTCGACCTCGAGTCAAGCCTTCGTTCATAGCCCCGTTGCCATAGTTGGCATGGGATGCAGGTTCTCTGGCGATACAACAAGTCCACAAAAGCTATGGGAACTGCTCGAACAAGGACGGAGTACTTGGTCCAAAATCCCAACTTCGAGGTTCAATGTGGGCGGCGTATTTCACCCTGATGGCCAGAGGGTTGGTTCG ACCCATGTGAAGGGCGGGCATTTTCTTGACGAAGATCCTGCTTTGTTCGATGCTTCGTTTTTCAATATGACCAGTGAAGTCGCTAGG GATATGGATCCGCATCATCGCTTGATGTTAGAGGTTGTCTATGAGGCTCTTGAAAGTG CTGGCATTCCTCTCGAAAGTGCCGCAGGAACCAACACAGCGGTATTTGGCGGCATCATGTACAAAGACTATCACGATTCGCTCAACCGCGACCCGAAATCTCTGCCTCGCTATTTCATCACGGGCAATGCGGGTGCGATGGTAGCAAACCGCATATCGCACTTTTTCGATCTGCGTGGCCCCAGCGTTACCATCGACACTGCGTGTTCCACGACACTGACTGCTCTCCACCTGGCGTGCCAGAGCTTGCGTGCGGGAGAGTCGGAGATGGCCGTTGTGGTTGGTGCAAACCTGATGTTGAACTCGGATGTCTTCGTGACCATGTCCAATCTCGG GTTCCTGTCCCCCGACGGCATCTCGTATGCTTTTGACTCTCGCGCCAATGGATACGGTCGTGGTGAAGGAGTGGCCGCTATCGTGTTGAAAGCGCTCCCAAAAGCGTTGGCCGACCACGACCCTGTCAGAACCATCATCCGGGAAACGGCGCTGAATCAAGACGGGAAAACACCAGCCATCACCGCCCCCAGCGACATGGCACAGGAACAGCTCATACGAGAGTGCTACAACAGAGCTGGGATCGACACATCGCAGACGTCTTACATCGAGGCTCATGGGACTGGAACACCCACAGGGGATCCCTTGGAGATTTCGGCCATATCAAGAGCATTTCGGGGTCAGCCTTTGCATGTCGGCTCTGTCAAGGCCAACATTGGACATACAGAAGCTGCTAGTGGTCTGGCGGGCATCATAAAAGTGGCATTATCCCTGGAGAAGGGCCTGATGCCCCCCAGCCCCCGGTTTCTAAGACCCAACAAGAAGTTGATGCTGAAGGAGAAGAATATCAAGGCGCGTCTCCCTCCCCATTTAATGAATCGCACATGCGAGGCTAACATTAAACAGCTCCTCTCGAGCGCCCAACCTTGGCCGCTGGAAGATGGTATCCGTCGCGCATCTGTCAATAACTTTGGTTTCGGAGGCTCCAACGCCCATGTTATTCTCGAGTGGCATAACCCAGACTCTCAGGACCGGGACCAAACCAACGGATCTGCAACAGTCAATGCAGCATCCGGCCCAGCTCGTATCTACATTCTCAGTGCAAAAGACGAACCGGCGTGTAAGCGCATGATATCGAACCTACGGAATTACATCGAAAATGCCGACTCAACCCAGGAGAGAAACCTACTCGCTAGTCTCGCATACACTCTCGGGTCTCGTCGCTCGGCTCTCCCGTGGAAAACTGTATTTGCGGCTGACAGCATCGATGGCATCTTGTCCAGTCTAGACGGCGGCCAAAACCAGCCCGAAAGATCCAGCAAAGAGATCCGCGTTGGTTGGGTGTTCAGCGGCCAGGGGGCGCAATGGCACGCCATGGGCCGGGAACTGGTCAAGGCTTACCCGGTGTTCAAGACGGCGATCCTTGAATGCGATTCCTACATCAAGGAAATGGGAGCAACATGGACAATCATGG ATGAGCTCCACCGCGACGAAGAGACGACACGGGTGAATGATGCCGAGTTCAGCCTGCCGCTGTCAACCGCTATTCAGATCGCAGTCGTGCGTCTGTTCTGGTCATGGGGGATTCGACCCACAGGCATCACCAGTCATTCCAGCGGAGAAGCCGCAGCAGCTTTCGCAGCTGGCGTCTTGTCGGCTCGATCTGCGATTGGCATCACCTACATCCGAGGTGCTTTGACGCGTAAGGGCAAGTCGACATCCGGTCCCAAGGGCGGCATGATGGCCGTGGGCCTTGGCAGAAGCGAGGCGGATGACTACATCTCTCGTGTCATCGGAGACAACAAAGCCAAGCACTTGGTGGTGGGATGTGTTAACAGCCCATCCAGTGTCACTGTCTCGGGCGACCTGCCTGCCATTGCAGAGTTTGAGCACCTGCTACATGCTGACAAAGTCTTTGCCAGGAAGCTCAAAGTCACTGAAGCATTCCACTCTAGTCACATGAAGCCAATGGCAGCCGAATTTGCGACGTTGCTGGTTGGGCTGCTTGAGGCGAACGATGTCGACCTGGCGACAACACCTAGTTCGATGGTCTACTCGTCTCCTAAGACGGGAAGACGTATGAGCAGCTTCGAACCTTTATTGGTTCCCAGCCACTGGACAGAGAGTATGCTTCAAGCCGTCGAGTTCGAGTCCTCCTTTATCGAGATGTGCTGGGACCCCAAGACGAAAGAGCAATgtgtcgacgtcgttgttGAAATCGGACCTCATGGGGCACTGGGCGGTCCCATAACGCAAATCATGCAGAAGCCGGAGCTTGGAGGAGCGTCAGTCTCCTATCTCAGTTCTCTTTCTCGCGGGAAATGCGCCGTGGGCACCACACAGGGCGTTGCCACGGCGCTCATGCGGCAAGGGTATCGTTTGGAGATGGACGCCATCAACTTTCCCCACGGTCGAGATGACGCCAAAGTCAAGGTTCTTCACGACCTGCCGACGTACTCTTGGAGCCACCAACTCCGATACTGGAGAGAACCGCGCAACAGTCGGGCTCTCAGGCAGAACGAGCACCCGCCACACCATCTCATCGGATCGCGAGACCCGCTATCGCCATTTTCCTCTCCAACCTGGACGAACACGCTCCGGATGTCTGACATTCCGTGGGTTCGGGATCACGTCGTTGGATccgacatcgtcgtcccTGGTGCCGGGTTCATCTCCATGGCCATTGACGCAATGTCTCAAGCTCATCAGCCAAACCCGGACGAGAAGACATTCTTCAACCTACGGGATGTGGATCTCATGCAGGCTCTCGTACTGCCTGTCGACGCAGAGCTGGACGTGGATTTGCGCCTGGCCATTCGCCCTTGTGATGAAAAGTCTCTAGGGGTCAAGGGGTGGTACGCATTTTCTGTCCACTCCATCTCTGGAGAGAAGAACATCTGGACCGAGCATTGCACCGGGCTGATCCGGATCGAGAAGCATGACCGAACCAGCTGGGACGCTCCGGATTTGCCGGCGCTGAAGATGATGGATTCGACAGTGTATAGCCGCAAGACGGATCCAAAGATCCTCTGGGAATCTCTGCACGAGACGGGAATATGTCACGGTCCCATCTTCCAGAACATCTCACAGATTCGGAGCAGCGGACGGTTGTCCCTCTGCACTTTCCAGGTCGCCGACACTGCCTCTATCATGCCATGCTCTTACGAGAGTCAGCACATAGTGCACCCGACTACGTTGGACTCGGCTATCCAGGCGGCATACTCTCCACTTGTCTCGACCGGCAAGAGATTGAAGGCCGCTCTGGTACCAAGACGGCTCAAGAAGCTAAAAGTAGCATCTACCCTCTTCAACTTCGGGGCTGGATCCGTGCTGGGTGCGCAAGTCTGCCTGAAGAAACAGTCTTCTCAGTCGTTTTCCGCAGACTTGGCCGTGTTTGATGGCGTGaccatcgacgacaacccTTCTACCCCAGACGTACTGATCGAGATCGAGGGCCTTTCCTTTCAGTCTCTTGGAGTAAGTTTATCGGGAAAAAGCATGGATTCCGACGGTGGTGGGGATACTAGGAGCTCTTGGTCATGGGCCCCAGATGTCACTTTGATGGACTCCGGCCGACTGAGCAGTCAGTTGAGCGCTGAAGCTGAGCCACAGGAAAAGGATCTTATAATGGACCTCCGACGGTGCACAATCCACTTCGTAACGGAAGCAATGGAACAGCTAACGACCGACGATATCGAACGACTAGACGGCCACTGGAAAAAGTTTCACCATTGGATGACGGCACAGTTTGCGCTCGCCCGCGAGAACCGGTTGGGCCCCGGAAGCTCCAGCTGGCTCCTCGATGATGCCGAGCATAAAGCGAGCGTAAGATCCAGAGTCGTGGAaggcggcgtcaacggcgagatGATAACTCGTTTGGGACCTCAGCTGCTTCCAATGTTGCGTGGCCAGGTCGAGCCCCTCGAGCTGATGATGGAGGGGCGGCTCCTGTCCAGATACTACGTCGAGGCGCTCAAGTGGAAACGGTCCAACACGCAGGCGAGCGAGCTCATCAAACTACTTTCACACAAAAACCCCCGATGCCGTATCCTGGAGGTCGGAGGAGGGACGGGAGGCTGCACGGAACTCATACTGAGTGCGCTGGGAGATTCCAAGCCCGTGGATCGCTACGACTTCACCGATGTCTCAGCCGGCTTCTTCGAACCTGCGCGTGAGCGGTTTGCAGACTGGCAAGACGTGATGACCTACAGCACTTTGGACATCGAGAAGGACCCGGCGAGCCAGGGGTTCGAGTGTGCCTCCTACGACATCGTCGTGGCCTGTCAGGTCCTGCACGCGACCACCAACATGAAGCGGACCCTAAGCAACGTTCGGAAACTTCTCAAGCCAGAGGGGAAGCTCGTTCTCGTTGAGACCACCAACGACCAGCTCGACTTGTTCTTCACCTTTGGACTACTGCCAGGCTGGTGGCTTagcgaggaggaagaacgACAGCTGACGCCATCACTCACCCCTGACTTGTGGCGCACGATGCTGAGTGCGAGCGGCTTCAACGGCGTGGAGCTGGAAGTCCGTGACTGCAACGATACGGACTTCTACATGATCAGCACAATCATGTCCTCAGCCACAGCCGAGCCTGTGACGGCTGATACGGACTCGTCCTCGGACGCCGTTCTGGTGTACGGCgaccgccctcctccttcggAGTGGCTGAACGATCTACAATCATCTGTCGCAGGCGCCACAACTACAGGCTCCGCGCCGTCTATAGCTTCGCTCGACGAAGCAGATGTAGCTGGCAAGACGGTCATATTCCTCGGCGAAATGCAGCAGAATCTTCTCTCGAGCATGGAAACCGACGCCTTTTCGCGAGTCAAGTCGATGCTGATGGACTCCAGAGCCGTCATCTGGGTGGCTAGGGGAGCGACCATGGCCTGTGATGATCCCAGGAAGGCTCTGCATGTCGGCCTGTTGCGAACTCTGCGAAACGAGACCAACGGGAAACCATGCATCTCGCTCGACATCGATCCCTCGCGCGACCCGTGGACCCCCGAGACGATCGATGCCATCCGCGAGGTCTTCCGCACATCCCTGGGCGCGGCCAACCAACACTCGGATTTCGAATATGCAGAGAGAGGCGGCATCATTCATGTCTCGCGCGCCGTCAACAGTCCTGGCTGGAGATCCTTTGATACAGCCGAGGCCACGCTGAAGCCTTTCAAGAGCAGTCCAGGCAGCCGACTTAGGATGCACGTCGAAAGACCGGGGCTTTTGGATTCGCTCTGCTTCCGGGAAGAGAAAATCCCGGATCTCCCGGCCAACTGGGTCGAAATCGAACCGGTCACGTTTGGGTTGAACTTCACGGATATCATGGTCGCCATGGGTCAGATTAAGCAAGATCCCGAGCCCTTTATGGGATTCGAGTGTGCTGGCGTGATCACGATGCtgggagaagcagcagcggcCGAACGGGGACTCAAGGTGGGTGACCGTGTCTGCGCGCTGCAAAGAGGACACTGGGCAACGAGGGTTCAAACCCCGTCGACCAAcgtcgtcctcatccccAGTGGCATGAGCTTCGAGGACGCGGCCTCGATCCCCCAGGCCTTCGCGACCGCCTACATCTCCCTCTTCACGACGGCGAACCTGCGGAAGGGAGAAAAGGTCCTCATCCAcagcggcgcgggcggcgtcggccaggccgccatcatgCTCTCGCAACTGGCGGGCGCCGAGGTTTTCGTCACGGCGGGAACCCAAGCCAAGCGCGATTTTGTCTGTCGAAAGTTCGGCATCAGCCCGGACCACGTCTTTTCAAGCCGAGACGCCTCTTTCGTCGACGGGATCAGGGAGTGTACGGGCCGCGAGGGCGTGGACGTGGCCCTGAACTCGTTGGCAGGCCATCTTCTGCAGGCAACATTTGACTGCATGGCCGAGTTTGGCAGGTTTGTCGAGATTGGTCAGAAGGACCTGGAGCAGGACAGTCGGCTGAGCATGCATACCTTCATGCGGAACGTGTCTTTCCAGTGCGTTGATCTCCTCGCCTGGGAGAGGGCCAAGGGGGACGCGGTCCAAGAGGCGTTGAAGCACATCATGAAGCTCCTGGAGGACAAGCAACTTGGCCTAGTCGACCCGGTATCGGCATACCCCATTTCCGACATCGAAAAGGTGTTCCGAACCATGCAGGGCGGCCAGCACGTGGGCAAGCTCGTCGTGACGGTATCGGAGAAGGATCTGGTCCCGGTGCGTAGGGGTGCGTCGCCGCTCAGGTTGAGACCCGACGCATCGTACCTCGTCGTGGGAGGCCTCGGAGGGATCGGGCGGAGGATCTGCGAGTGGCTCGTCGACCACGGCGCCAGGAACCTGATCATCCTATCCCGGAGCAGCGCGGAGCGCAGCCCGTTCGTGGCCAGTCTGGAGCAGCGCGGCTGCGTCGTGCTGCATCACGCGTGCGACGTGGCGGACGAGGGACAGCTCAAGGCGATGCTCCAGCGGCGCGAGCAGGAGAAGATGCCGCCCATCCGGGGCGTCCTGCAGTGCGCAATGGTGCTCCGGGACGCCCTCTTCACGCAGATGACGGCGGACGACTTCAACGCGGCGCTGCGGCCCAAGGTGCAGGGGAGCTGGAACCTCCACGAGACCGTTGCCCAGGAcgtcgacttcttcgtcatgctgtcctccctcgtcggcgtcatggGAGGCGCGGGCCAGGCCAACTACGCGGCCGCCAGCGCTTTCCAGGACGCCCTCGCGCAACATCGCAGAGCCCAGGGCAAGCCGGCCACGaccatcgacctcggcatGGTCAAGTCCATGGGGTACGTTGCCGAGGCTGGCCAGTCAATCTCGGAGCGTCTCGTGAGGATCGGCTACAAAGCTCTGCACGAAGAGGAtgtcttgctgctgctcgaaaAGGCCATCTTGTCCCTTTCCCCGCCTTCGAGCTCATCGGACCCGTCGCAGGGGGTTGTTATCACAGGCATAAACGCATCGAGGGGAGCCCACTGGTCCGAGGCCCGCTGGATCCAGGAGGCTCGCTTCGCGGGGCTCAAGTATCGTGAGGCCACCGTACAGGGAAGCCGGGTCGCGGGGTCCTCCAGCCAGCAGGGCCACGACGACATACGCGGGGAGCTTGGCCGCGCGGCCTCCTACGACGAGGCGATGGGTGTCGTTCTGCGAGAGATGTCGCGCAAGCTGATGAGGATGTTCGGACTCGCAGAAGACGACATGTCGGCGTCCAAGAGTCTCACGtccatcggcgtcgactcGCTAGTCGCCATCGAACTGCGTACCTGGATCACATCGCAGCTCAACGTCGACGTGCCCATCTTCGAGCTGATGGAGGGGAACACGGTGACCGGCCTGGctgaggtggtggtgaggaaATTGGGCCATGTCAAGGCGGATCATCAGTCTTAG
- a CDS encoding Putative cytochrome P450 — MLVRSLLESFEGFRTGLWADTRQHAPWLWPYAALVLGVAVVALFFRRKRSSLRVYNPKKWWELTNMRSRRDFDTHGPDWIQAWFSKNDEPIRFVVDSGYCSILPSSMADEFRKMKELCMYKFLATDFHSHLHGFDGFKEVTRDAHLATKVVLGQFQTQANKYVVPLSLKAKSAISDVMGDNKEWHTTHFYNQGLDLIVRTVEFIMVGEELSSNPEWLDISKKHALTMAVHARQLRLWSKLLRPFVHYLSPLGKNLRDQVDKTRSLVEPIVQKRRAERAACLAKGVKPPVYVDSIQWFEEAANGDWYDAAGAQLAMHFAGIYATSDLLIGSLVDICRHPEIIEPLRQEIRTCIAEGGWTPASLFKMKLLDSCMKETQRIKPVECATMRSYALRDVTFSNGTFIPKGELVAVAADRMNNPDVWEEPEKYDPYRFMRMRQDPEKAASALLENTSADHVGFGWNPRACPGRFFAAKEVKILLAHLLIQYDFKPVPGDNLELFRHSFSVRIHPNTRLMVRRRDEELPPPVS; from the exons ATGCTAGTTCGCTCTCTTTTGGAGAGCTTCGAGGGCTTCCGAACAGGCTTATGGGCAGACACGCGACAGCATGCCCCTTGGCTTTGGCCATACGCGGCACTCGTCTTGGGAGTCGCCGTTGTTGCCTTATTCTTTCGCAGGAAACGGTCCAGTCTGCGAGTGTATAACCCGAAGAAATGGTGGGAACTCACAAACATGAGGTCCAGAAGGGACTTTGACACACATGGTCCGGACTGGATCCAGGCTTGGTTCTCGAAGAACGACGAGCCCATCCGCTTCGTTGTCGATTCGGGATACTGTTCCATCCTCCCATCCTCCATGGCCGACGAATTTCGGAAAATGAAGGAACTTTGCATGTACAAGTTCTTGGCAACC GACTTCCACTCCCATCTCCATGGCTTTGACGGGTTCAAGGAGGTCACCCGAGATGCGCATCTTGCGACCAAGGTTGTGTTGGGCCAGTTTCAGACACAAGCCAACAAATACGTGGTCCCACTGTCTTTAAAAGCCAAGAGCGCTATATCAGACGTGATGGGCGACAACAAAG AATGGCACACGACACATTTTTACAACCAAGGATTGGACTTGATCGTACGCACCGTCGAGTTCATAATGGTGGGGGAAGAGTTGAGTAGCAACCCAGAATGGTTGGACATTTCGAAAAAGCATGCCCTGACGATGGCTGTACACGCTCGCCAGCTTCGTCTGTGGTCCAAACTGCTACGACCTTTTGTCCACTACCTCAGCCCTCTAGGCAAGAATCTGCGCGATCAAGTAGACAAGACACGCAGCCTCGTCGAACCCATTGTGCAGAAACGACGCGCCGAGAGAGCGGCATGCTTGGCGAAGGGCGTGAAACCGCCAGTGTATGTCGATTCGATACAGTGGTTTGAAGAAGCGGCCAACGGCGACTGGTA CGATGCTGCCGGTGCTCAACTCGCCATGCACTTTGCCGGAATTTACGCCACATCGGATCTCCTTATTGGTTCCCTTGTAGACATATGCAGACACCCGGAAATCATCGAACCACTTCGTCAGGAGATCCGCACCTGCATTGCAGAGGGCGGCTGGACGCCTGCCTCGTTGTTCAAGATGAAGCTCCTCGACAGCTGCATGAAAGAGACGCAACGCATCAAGCCGGTCGAGTGTGCCACCATGCGAAGCTACGCTCTGCGGGACGTGACTTTCTCAAACGGTACCTTCATCCCCAAGGGCGAACTGGTGGCCGTTGCAGCAGACCGGATGAACAACCCCGACGTATGGGAAGAGCCGGAAAAATACGACCCTTACAGATTTATGCGCATGCGCCAGGATCCGGAGAAGGCCGCGAGCGCTCTCCTGGAGAACACCAGCGCCGACCACGTTGGCTTTGGCTGGAACCCTAGGGCGTGCCCCGGCCGTttcttcgccgccaaagAGGTGAAGATCTTGCTGGCCCATCTATTGATCCAGTATGACTTCAAGCCTGTGCCTGGGGACAACCTTGAGCTTTTCCGCCACTCGTTCAGTGTTCGGATACATCCCAATACGAGGCTCATGGTACGAAGGCGTGACGAGGaactcccccccccagttAGTTAG
- a CDS encoding Putative beta-lactamase/transpeptidase, with product MGSIAFNGGSTADVPTIPAMEAAFAAAVKSGKIPGAVVMAKNTTGTIDYARCFGARTVRRDETRRLPPMEEDTPMRFASATKLLTSIMALQCVDRGLIGLDENVEKIIPDLTCMKVLAGFDDAGNAIMRDREGIITLRHLLTHTSGLSYVLINPLLQQYMSKGYLPAADKFGIQSRLAPPPVNDPGVEWMYGSNLDWAGRLVERATGMDLESYMQENLCDPLDIIDMTFKLQQRPDLLARRADQTQRSREDGKLVYDDTVYFRQDGEECFGGQGIFTSPESYMKVLFSLLKNDGVLLKPDTVKLMFQPALDERLEKQMNTHMDSATHINYGGPMPMTGLRRNFGLGGIIPMEDLDGDKWRRKGSMTLGGGPNIIWQIDPAAGLCTLVTYQLEPWNDPICRGLTQTFEKAIYAMLPK from the exons ATGGGGAGTATTGCTTTTAATGGCGGTTCAACCGCCGATGTCCCCACAATTCCAGCTATGGAGGCAGCGTTTGCGGCCGCCGTGAAGTCCGGCAAGATTCCGGGGGCTGTTGTCATGGCGAAGAACACCACCG GCACAATCGACTATGCGCGTTGCTTCGGGGCCAGGACGGTAAGACGTGATGAGACCCGGAGACTTCCCCCGATGGAGGAAGATACGCCAATGCGGTTCGCCAGCGCGACCAAGCTCCTCACCTCCATCATGGCGCTGCAATGTGTGGATCGAGGCCTCATCGGCTTGGATGAGAACGTCGAAAAGATTATCCCAGACTTGACGTGCATGAAGGTCTTGGCTGGGTTTGACGATGCCGGAAACGCAATCATGAGGGATCGAGAAGGTATCATTACTCTGAG ACATCTCTTGACCCACACATCGGGGCTCTCGTATGTGTTGATCAACCCACTGCTACAGCAGTACATGTCCAAGGGATACCTCCCGGCAGCCGACAAATTCGGAATTCAGAGTCGACTAGCACCGCCGCCTGTGAATGATCCTGGTGTCGAGTGGATGTACGGGTCAAATCTCGACTGGGCCGGCAGGCTAGTAGAACGGGCCACTGGCATGGACCTGGAGAGTTACATGCAAGAAAACCTATGCGATCCCTTGGATATCATTGATATGACCTTCAAGCTGCAACAGCGCCCCGACTTACTGGCCCGCCGAGCCGATCAGACCCAACGCAGCAGGGAAGATGGGAAACTCGTGTACGACGACACGGTCTATTTCCgccaggacggcgaggaatGCTTTGGAGGCCAGGGCATCTTCACAAGCCCGGAATCTTACATGAAGGTCCTGTTCTCTCTGCTGAAGAACGACGGCGTCCTCTTGAAACCGGACACGGTCAAGCTCATGTTCCAGCccgccctggacgagagACTCGAAAAACAAATGAACACTCACATGGACTCGGCGACGCACATCAACTACGGCGGGCCTATGCCCATGACGGGACTGAGACGAAACTTTGGGCTTGGCGGCATCATTCCCatggaggacctcgacggggaCAAGTGGCGACGGAAGGGATCGATGACCTTGGGAGGCGGTCCGAATATCATCTGG CAAATTGACCCTGCCGCTGGTCTTTGCACGCTCGTTACATACCAGCTCGAGCCTTGGAATGATCCGATTTGTCGAGGTCTCACTCAGACATTTGAGAAGGCTATATACGCAATGTTACCTAAGTAG